One region of Streptomyces davaonensis JCM 4913 genomic DNA includes:
- a CDS encoding CBS domain-containing protein, whose product MTTTPSGQDLAALKGRTVPVQDILDLFQVRVRDHRTVHRISQALTDAGLTTLPDFAVCGQRSNVDVVPLASIPAQADPADVEADETEEALPSAALPQRLLLGDIPSARRGLVSVGPGTPLAQTTFLMRTKGLAQVPVTTGMAQIHGVVTWGSVAKMYEAGKQPTLDNAMEKDSLPVADTRQEFFSALPVIREHGYLLVRGDDGCLSGIVTAADVTDRFEGAARPFFIVGEIESLLRRCLGAALDEETIKAVQTNKKPEHRTGQVSDLMFGDYLKLLDGDQTKTSLAERADANWEALKWPNMPREQFIGRLKRVKDIRNRIAHFDEKPLPQEMIDELTTFAKVLRAFVA is encoded by the coding sequence ATGACGACCACACCGAGCGGGCAGGACCTCGCCGCGCTCAAGGGCAGGACCGTCCCCGTACAGGACATTCTCGACCTGTTCCAGGTCAGAGTCCGCGACCACCGGACGGTGCACCGCATCTCGCAGGCGCTCACGGACGCCGGGCTGACGACTCTGCCGGACTTCGCCGTCTGCGGCCAGCGCAGCAACGTCGACGTGGTACCGCTCGCGTCCATCCCTGCACAGGCCGACCCCGCCGACGTGGAGGCGGACGAGACGGAGGAGGCCCTGCCCTCGGCCGCCCTTCCGCAACGTCTGCTGCTCGGGGACATTCCGTCGGCACGGCGCGGCCTGGTGTCCGTCGGTCCCGGTACGCCCCTGGCCCAGACCACGTTCCTGATGCGCACGAAGGGACTCGCACAGGTCCCGGTGACCACCGGCATGGCGCAGATCCACGGGGTGGTCACCTGGGGGTCCGTCGCCAAGATGTACGAGGCGGGCAAGCAGCCGACGCTGGACAACGCGATGGAGAAGGACTCCCTTCCGGTCGCCGACACCCGCCAGGAGTTCTTCTCCGCCCTGCCGGTCATCCGCGAACACGGGTATCTCTTGGTCCGAGGCGACGACGGCTGTCTCTCGGGCATCGTTACCGCCGCGGACGTCACCGACCGCTTCGAGGGCGCGGCGCGGCCCTTCTTCATCGTCGGGGAGATCGAGTCCCTGCTGCGCCGCTGTCTGGGTGCGGCACTGGACGAGGAGACCATCAAGGCCGTCCAGACGAACAAGAAGCCCGAGCACCGCACCGGCCAGGTCTCCGACCTGATGTTCGGCGACTATCTGAAACTCCTGGACGGCGACCAGACGAAGACGTCGCTGGCCGAACGCGCCGACGCCAACTGGGAAGCCCTGAAATGGCCCAACATGCCCAGGGAACAGTTCATCGGCCGCCTGAAGCGAGTGAAGGACATTCGCAACCGGATCGCCCACTTCGACGAGAAGCCGTTGCCGCAGGAGATGATCGACGAGCTGACGACGTTCGCGAAGGTGCTGAGGGCGTTCGTGGCCTGA
- a CDS encoding DEAD/DEAH box helicase, whose amino-acid sequence MADAGLPAGKDQGDADADVLDRLDPVVLHHIVNTLGWPDLRPLQRAAITPLMEGQDAVLLAPTAGGKTEAACFPLLSAMTEQNWTGTSVLYLCPLKALLNNLVVRVDSYAQWLGRRAALWHGDTKESQRQRIRAEAPEILLTTPESLEAMLIGVKTDHARLLGSVRAVVIDEVHAFAGDDRGWHLLAVLERLERVTGRPIQRVGLSATVGNPAELLHWLQGAGAGSRTGQVVAPGVQLPATEGSRHGDKAGPGPSSRPAGAVELDYVGSLDNAAKLIAALHRGEKRLVFCDSRRQVEELGAALRTREVTVFLSHASLSVDERTRSEQAFAEARDCVIVSTSTLELGIDVGDLDRVIQIDSPVSVASFLQRIGRTGRRPGTVRNCLFLTTRKDTLLQAAGLLLLWSRGWVEPVVPPPEPRHLVAQQLLAVTLQQHKLGDQLWDRQWNGLAPFDKSAAPILRFLTDEGFLDSDGGMLFVGPEAERRFGKRHFIELTASFTAPPQFTVLSGRTEIGRTDPSVLTEERPGPRRLLLGGRSWQVTYIDWLRKRVFVEPADGGGIAKWMNGGVAGLSYALTRAMREVLLGTAPPISLTRRAEACLAEQRESDAPDTVHPGGTLITRVGSDVRWWTWAGYRANATLAATLQSVTDPLQRPTDSWLRLRENLTPAHWRAARDNVGENLVLPDVDRRAVRGLKFSAAVPERLAVATVAARLADFESARLVLGEPARFEYDG is encoded by the coding sequence ATGGCGGACGCGGGACTCCCGGCCGGGAAAGACCAGGGTGACGCGGACGCTGACGTACTGGACCGACTCGACCCCGTCGTCCTGCATCACATCGTCAACACCCTTGGCTGGCCTGATCTGCGCCCACTGCAGCGGGCGGCGATCACGCCGCTCATGGAGGGACAGGACGCCGTACTGCTGGCGCCGACAGCGGGAGGCAAGACCGAGGCAGCCTGCTTCCCCTTGCTTTCGGCGATGACCGAGCAGAATTGGACCGGCACATCCGTGCTGTACTTGTGCCCTCTCAAGGCACTCCTCAACAACCTGGTCGTCCGAGTCGACTCCTACGCACAGTGGCTGGGGCGACGGGCTGCACTCTGGCATGGCGACACCAAGGAATCGCAGCGGCAGCGCATCCGGGCCGAGGCGCCGGAGATCCTGTTGACCACGCCCGAGTCGCTCGAGGCGATGCTGATTGGCGTAAAGACCGACCACGCCCGCCTGTTGGGAAGCGTCCGGGCCGTCGTCATCGACGAAGTGCACGCGTTCGCAGGGGATGACCGAGGATGGCACTTGCTCGCCGTGCTCGAACGGTTGGAGCGGGTCACCGGACGGCCCATCCAGCGCGTCGGGCTCTCGGCGACCGTCGGCAACCCGGCCGAGTTGCTGCACTGGCTGCAAGGCGCGGGCGCTGGCAGCCGCACCGGTCAGGTGGTCGCGCCTGGAGTGCAGCTGCCGGCCACCGAGGGCAGCAGGCACGGCGACAAGGCGGGTCCTGGGCCGTCCAGCAGGCCTGCGGGCGCAGTGGAACTCGACTACGTCGGCTCCCTCGACAACGCGGCCAAACTCATTGCGGCGCTTCACAGGGGAGAGAAGCGGCTCGTCTTCTGCGACTCGCGCCGCCAGGTCGAGGAGTTGGGCGCGGCTCTCCGCACGCGCGAGGTGACTGTCTTCCTGTCCCACGCTTCGCTCTCCGTCGATGAACGCACCCGTTCCGAGCAGGCGTTCGCTGAGGCACGCGACTGCGTCATCGTCTCCACTTCAACCCTCGAGCTCGGCATCGACGTCGGTGACCTGGACCGTGTCATCCAGATCGACTCACCGGTCTCCGTTGCCTCGTTCCTGCAGCGCATCGGCCGCACCGGCCGGCGTCCCGGCACTGTGCGGAACTGCCTGTTCCTCACCACCCGCAAGGACACACTGCTGCAGGCGGCGGGCCTGTTGTTGCTGTGGTCGCGGGGCTGGGTGGAACCGGTCGTCCCGCCGCCAGAGCCGCGTCACCTGGTGGCTCAGCAACTGCTTGCCGTCACCCTGCAACAGCACAAGCTCGGCGACCAGTTGTGGGACCGGCAATGGAACGGCCTCGCCCCCTTCGACAAGTCGGCCGCCCCCATCCTGCGTTTCCTCACCGATGAGGGCTTCCTCGACAGCGACGGTGGGATGTTGTTCGTCGGCCCCGAGGCCGAACGACGCTTCGGCAAAAGGCACTTCATCGAACTCACCGCCTCCTTTACCGCACCTCCGCAGTTCACCGTCCTGTCCGGACGCACGGAGATCGGCCGCACCGACCCGAGCGTACTCACAGAGGAACGCCCCGGCCCCAGGCGGTTGCTGCTCGGAGGACGCAGTTGGCAGGTCACGTACATCGACTGGCTGCGCAAACGCGTCTTCGTCGAGCCGGCCGACGGCGGCGGAATCGCCAAGTGGATGAACGGCGGCGTCGCCGGGCTGTCGTACGCGCTGACGCGTGCCATGCGCGAGGTGCTGCTGGGCACGGCCCCGCCGATCTCCCTCACCCGGCGTGCCGAGGCGTGCCTGGCCGAACAGCGCGAGAGCGACGCACCTGACACCGTCCATCCGGGCGGCACGTTGATCACGCGCGTCGGCTCCGATGTCCGTTGGTGGACCTGGGCCGGCTACCGCGCCAACGCCACGCTGGCCGCCACCCTCCAGTCGGTCACCGACCCTCTGCAACGACCCACCGACAGCTGGCTGCGTCTACGCGAGAACCTCACCCCGGCCCACTGGCGTGCGGCACGTGACAACGTCGGCGAGAACCTCGTCCTGCCTGACGTGGACCGCCGGGCCGTACGCGGCCTGAAGTTCTCCGCTGCCGTCCCGGAACGCCTCGCTGTGGCCACGGTGGCGGCCCGCTTGGCCGACTTCGAGAGCGCTCGCTTGGTGCTCGGGGAGCCAGCGCGCTTTGAGTACGACGGCTGA
- a CDS encoding replication-relaxation family protein produces the protein MTDVDAGGGDHLALAVLTQYRMATTEQMHRLIAPGVRIEQTRRRMTKLRDEGLVDRITLPQAGRLRVWFPTSYGAQIASEWPELRARRLPRTVSDPTAARLRLGHTLTVTETALAFLEDARRRGDLCRPLDWIPEVHHPLGGREAVIPDALMYYQRGPADGDNGGAMLRAFVEVDRATMGPERLAAKLGAYARLYSYTPTPVARHRPSVAQHPVQEEWRRHYPLFPRVLFVLDGTGPVGVTNRIRALRAAAKAPELTPFLHAVPVMAAALTDLRTHGPSEPVWHPVHDPDRVVAWTW, from the coding sequence ATGACGGACGTGGACGCAGGCGGCGGAGATCATCTGGCGCTGGCGGTGCTGACCCAATACAGGATGGCCACCACCGAGCAGATGCACCGACTGATCGCGCCAGGGGTACGGATCGAGCAGACGCGGCGACGGATGACCAAGCTGCGGGATGAAGGGCTGGTCGACCGCATCACGCTCCCCCAAGCAGGACGCCTGCGCGTATGGTTTCCGACCTCCTACGGCGCGCAAATCGCCTCGGAATGGCCGGAGCTGCGCGCCCGACGACTGCCCAGGACGGTGTCCGACCCGACAGCCGCGCGGCTCCGGTTAGGACACACGCTGACGGTGACCGAGACAGCGCTCGCCTTCCTCGAAGACGCCCGCCGGCGCGGCGACTTGTGCCGCCCACTGGACTGGATCCCCGAGGTCCACCATCCCCTCGGAGGCCGGGAGGCCGTCATACCCGACGCCCTCATGTACTACCAGCGCGGCCCCGCCGACGGCGACAACGGCGGTGCGATGCTGCGAGCGTTCGTCGAGGTCGACAGGGCCACCATGGGCCCGGAACGCCTGGCCGCGAAACTCGGCGCCTACGCTCGCCTCTACAGCTACACACCCACCCCCGTCGCACGCCACCGGCCCTCAGTCGCGCAACACCCGGTGCAGGAAGAATGGCGACGCCACTACCCGCTCTTCCCCCGCGTCCTGTTCGTCCTGGACGGCACCGGCCCCGTCGGCGTCACCAACCGCATCCGCGCCCTGCGCGCAGCCGCCAAGGCCCCGGAGCTAACCCCCTTCCTGCACGCCGTCCCTGTCATGGCCGCAGCGCTGACAGACCTACGCACCCACGGCCCATCCGAGCCCGTGTGGCATCCCGTCCACGACCCTGACCGCGTAGTCGCCTGGACGTGGTAG
- a CDS encoding DUF262 domain-containing protein: protein MAALDNVKLKDVLADVASGSLQLPDFQRNWKWDDDRIRAIIATVTLDYPLGVVMTLQTGGATRFRSRTLTGARPDGDPAADLLLLDGQQRLTSLFQALWLDAPVETADARGKPIERWYYVDIAKAVGPSVDRDEAILSVPADKVLRTDFNRTVVLDLSTTEGECAAGLFPLHLVFDAQRVNQWMMSYVKADENQNWGLWGQFDESVLQQIRAFQVPMIRLASSTSMDAVCAVFERVNTGGVPLNVFELLTATYAGDREYVERTGDYYQLPEVWREIKQGLAAKYPVFGRLDSSVENGLSSIDFLQSIALVRTWERKQAGTGATVSCKRRDLLDLPLDDFIRLAPKLADAFAWVGDFLERQCIVRPNDLPYKTQLVPLAAVRAILDTALDGLGAEERTEQWYWCGVLGEMYGGSTETRFTRDVEQLVPWIAQDDRAPDTVTDAFFFADRLDSLTTRNSAAYKGIYALLIKQGAVDWHHTDSPLSPGRLDEYSVDVRQIFPKTWFRRGNSEGLPTNSIVNKTPLSYRAAMDMTGAPSSYLSTMVAASDMRPEWFDDVLATHLIDPEALRDNNYERFYNDRSKQLQDLVHAAMGKRTMLRDLAEGDAR, encoded by the coding sequence GTGGCGGCACTCGACAATGTGAAGCTGAAAGATGTCCTCGCGGACGTGGCATCGGGCTCCTTACAGTTGCCCGATTTCCAGCGGAACTGGAAGTGGGACGACGACCGGATCCGCGCCATCATCGCGACAGTGACGCTGGATTATCCGCTCGGCGTGGTGATGACGTTGCAGACCGGCGGCGCCACCCGATTCCGCTCTCGAACGCTCACCGGAGCACGCCCGGACGGGGATCCGGCCGCGGACCTCCTCCTGCTGGACGGGCAGCAGCGCCTCACCTCCCTCTTCCAGGCCCTGTGGCTGGATGCCCCGGTGGAAACCGCGGACGCCCGTGGCAAGCCCATCGAGCGCTGGTACTACGTCGACATCGCGAAGGCCGTCGGCCCGTCCGTGGACCGCGACGAGGCCATCCTGTCCGTCCCGGCGGACAAGGTGCTCCGCACCGACTTCAACCGCACGGTTGTGCTGGATCTGAGCACAACGGAGGGCGAGTGCGCAGCCGGTCTCTTCCCTCTGCATCTCGTCTTCGATGCGCAGCGCGTGAACCAGTGGATGATGTCGTACGTCAAGGCGGACGAGAACCAGAACTGGGGTCTGTGGGGCCAGTTCGACGAGTCGGTCCTTCAGCAGATCCGTGCCTTCCAGGTCCCGATGATCCGGCTGGCCTCGTCCACCTCCATGGACGCGGTCTGCGCGGTGTTCGAGCGGGTCAACACGGGCGGTGTGCCCCTGAACGTCTTCGAACTGCTTACCGCGACTTACGCCGGGGATCGCGAGTACGTGGAGCGGACCGGGGACTACTACCAGCTCCCCGAAGTGTGGCGGGAGATCAAGCAGGGGCTGGCGGCCAAGTACCCAGTGTTCGGCCGTCTGGACAGCAGCGTCGAGAATGGGCTGAGCAGCATCGACTTCCTGCAGTCCATCGCTCTGGTACGCACCTGGGAGCGGAAGCAGGCGGGCACCGGGGCGACGGTGTCGTGCAAGCGCAGGGATCTGCTGGACCTCCCGCTGGACGACTTCATCCGGCTGGCGCCGAAACTCGCTGACGCCTTCGCCTGGGTGGGCGACTTCCTGGAACGCCAGTGCATCGTCCGCCCGAACGACCTGCCGTACAAGACACAGCTCGTCCCGCTCGCGGCCGTCCGCGCCATCCTCGACACGGCACTGGACGGCCTGGGAGCGGAGGAAAGGACCGAGCAGTGGTACTGGTGCGGGGTCCTTGGCGAGATGTACGGCGGCTCCACCGAGACCCGCTTCACCCGTGACGTCGAGCAGCTCGTCCCTTGGATCGCGCAGGACGACCGGGCACCCGACACCGTCACGGACGCGTTCTTCTTCGCCGACCGTCTCGACAGCCTCACCACCCGCAACAGCGCCGCCTACAAGGGCATCTACGCCCTGCTCATCAAGCAAGGGGCGGTGGACTGGCACCACACGGACAGCCCGCTCAGCCCCGGCAGGCTGGACGAGTACAGCGTGGACGTCCGACAGATCTTCCCCAAGACCTGGTTCCGGCGGGGCAACAGTGAGGGCCTGCCCACCAACTCCATCGTGAACAAGACCCCTCTGTCCTACCGCGCGGCGATGGACATGACTGGGGCACCGTCGTCCTACCTGTCCACCATGGTCGCGGCCTCCGACATGCGCCCCGAGTGGTTCGACGACGTACTCGCCACCCACCTCATCGATCCGGAAGCGCTCCGCGACAACAACTACGAACGGTTCTACAACGACCGTTCCAAGCAGTTGCAGGACCTCGTGCACGCCGCCATGGGCAAGAGGACCATGCTCCGTGACCTCGCGGAGGGCGACGCCCGATGA
- the brxD gene encoding BREX system ATP-binding protein BrxD — protein MSTPGSQRPAQVSAARRRTVIDALRRGAVPDSGLDLLATGLDRFEAAQDAELDAVASGGSVFKAVRGEYGSGKTFFTRWLGERAKRRNFAVAEIQISENETPLHRLETVYRRLTERLTTSSFPPSALRPVVDAWFYALEEDALAAGATEEDLASEVEKLLAARLAEVSRHAPSFATALRGYRAALADGDEATAAAVLAWLGGQPHVAASARRTAGVRGDLDHFGALGFLQGLLTVLRDSGHTGLFVVLDEVETLQRVRSDARDKALNALRQLIDEVHSGRFPGLYLVITGTPAFYDGQQGVQRLAPLAQRLATDFTTDTRFDNPRAVQIRLPGFNQESLVGLGLTIRDLYAGAAEMPERVRKVVDDAYVADLAVAVGGALGGKVGVAPRLFLKKLVGDVLDRVDQFDDFDPRQHYRLTVAGSELTDVERNLAATVFGDSASADDIDLEL, from the coding sequence GTGAGCACCCCCGGATCCCAGCGCCCCGCACAGGTGAGCGCCGCCCGCCGCCGTACCGTCATCGACGCGCTGCGGCGCGGAGCCGTGCCCGACAGCGGACTCGACCTGCTGGCCACCGGACTCGACCGGTTCGAAGCGGCCCAGGACGCGGAACTGGACGCCGTGGCGTCCGGCGGCTCGGTGTTCAAGGCCGTGCGGGGTGAGTACGGGTCTGGCAAGACGTTCTTCACCCGCTGGCTGGGGGAGCGAGCCAAACGCCGCAACTTCGCCGTGGCCGAGATCCAGATCTCGGAGAACGAGACCCCGCTGCATCGGCTTGAGACGGTCTACCGGCGGCTCACGGAACGGCTCACCACCTCCAGTTTCCCGCCCAGCGCGCTGCGGCCCGTTGTCGACGCCTGGTTCTACGCCCTGGAAGAGGACGCCCTCGCGGCCGGCGCGACCGAGGAGGATCTTGCCAGCGAGGTGGAGAAACTGCTCGCCGCACGGCTCGCCGAGGTCTCCCGGCACGCCCCGTCGTTCGCCACGGCTCTGCGCGGCTACCGGGCCGCCCTCGCGGATGGCGACGAGGCGACCGCTGCGGCCGTCCTGGCTTGGCTCGGCGGTCAACCGCACGTCGCCGCCTCTGCCCGCCGGACCGCCGGGGTACGCGGCGACCTCGACCACTTCGGTGCGCTCGGGTTCCTGCAGGGTCTCCTCACCGTGCTGCGTGACTCCGGGCACACAGGGCTGTTCGTCGTCCTCGACGAGGTGGAGACGCTCCAGCGGGTCCGCTCCGACGCCCGCGACAAGGCGCTCAACGCGCTGCGGCAGCTCATCGACGAGGTGCACTCGGGCCGCTTCCCCGGCCTCTATCTGGTCATCACGGGCACCCCGGCCTTCTACGACGGTCAGCAGGGCGTGCAGCGGCTGGCCCCGCTCGCTCAGCGGCTGGCCACCGACTTCACCACCGACACGCGCTTCGACAACCCTCGCGCGGTACAGATCAGGCTTCCCGGCTTCAACCAGGAGTCCCTGGTAGGACTAGGCCTCACCATCCGTGACCTGTACGCCGGTGCCGCAGAAATGCCCGAGCGCGTGCGAAAGGTCGTCGACGACGCGTATGTCGCCGACCTCGCGGTGGCCGTCGGCGGGGCGTTGGGCGGGAAGGTCGGGGTGGCCCCCCGGCTGTTCCTGAAGAAACTCGTCGGGGACGTGCTCGACCGTGTGGACCAGTTCGACGACTTCGACCCCCGCCAGCACTACCGGCTCACCGTCGCCGGCAGCGAACTCACCGACGTCGAGCGGAACCTGGCCGCCACGGTCTTCGGAGATTCCGCGTCGGCCGATGACATCGACCTGGAGCTGTGA
- the pglZ gene encoding BREX-2 system phosphatase PglZ, with protein MTDTVAAAPGAVRLNTATVTQYLSSQSSLAASLTADGGGRRRVVLLRSAPQWDGPAEPAWGEGRTAGVAVAPSPLAVHELVLDHLAGRRRGPAVLVVLTDREQGELDPAILARVHKLRVDTVDSWDVVREAFGARQIDPRLKDVNWAAEALLDATPPGGWPAVPGGWLSRQYALTALAQRRLRLGRYDTEDGPRRPGDDRLDAGALLHWSTRPGAPERFLTLRGPERAGLTAFLGEEDQAGLAGRALLALVDAERGADAAAFGLVCTALWRHAAPAPETYQARGRAERYFGDRPPALGEQLDALVTVFGQTAEEYVTALLAAGHRSGGGEADQAREARRTTGTVLDRAAVLARQFGAEHAVAASPVLRGGLDARFTAVGQALASGDTAAVGDAVRLLQDHRLAVEPEESARVERARMGERLARWLATDPSADALTVADAIQRHVDETGWVDLALEHIEAGGDRDPVLKAAYDTLGTRVRVRRRQIDASFAADLGSWTQAGTQPGRMLTVETFLDRVVGPLVQRGEERRVLLLVLDGMSAAIANELGEELRSSWAEFDPLPVEGAPLRRAMAAALPTVTAVSRTSLFAGTLMKGTQADEKRLFPALKLWGGAPAAVFHKDDLRTETAGDTFGPALTEALADGRTHVAVVLNAIDDRLAKEQKLGDGAWRVDDVPGLRDLLRAAVEQGMAVLLTSDHGHVVDRHGTKVDTAADPASARHRLPGAGPLAEREITLTGPRVVWPEPGASVVALWDADSRYTALKAGYHGGASLAEVTIPVLAFLPFGAEPPKGWRELGDQKPTWWVPEEAGRPLPDERAAQTAAAAAAAKKATAKPRKKQPDLDTLPEALFDVELTAGGEDALLTPTVVSRTETLVATLLDSETYQAQLGGLARKPQQEQVHKALAALLDAGGTLPVTALAQRAGMPTTRGDGFAAVLRQLLNYDGVQVLETLPDGRTLRLHEPLLREQFALRAG; from the coding sequence ATGACGGACACCGTCGCCGCCGCTCCGGGCGCCGTCCGGCTGAACACCGCGACTGTCACCCAGTACCTGTCCTCGCAGTCCTCCCTAGCCGCCTCCCTGACCGCTGACGGCGGGGGCAGGCGCCGGGTGGTGCTGCTGCGGTCCGCGCCCCAGTGGGACGGGCCGGCCGAACCAGCCTGGGGCGAGGGCCGCACGGCCGGTGTCGCGGTGGCGCCGTCGCCGCTCGCGGTGCACGAACTCGTCCTCGACCATCTGGCGGGCCGCCGCCGCGGCCCCGCCGTGCTGGTCGTCCTCACCGACCGGGAACAGGGCGAACTCGACCCGGCGATCCTCGCCCGCGTCCACAAGCTGCGCGTCGACACCGTCGACAGCTGGGACGTCGTCCGCGAGGCGTTCGGCGCCCGGCAGATCGACCCCCGGCTCAAGGACGTCAACTGGGCCGCCGAGGCGCTTCTCGACGCGACCCCGCCCGGCGGCTGGCCCGCCGTCCCTGGCGGCTGGCTGTCCCGCCAGTACGCCCTCACCGCGCTCGCCCAGCGCCGCCTGCGCCTGGGCCGCTACGACACCGAGGACGGCCCGCGCCGCCCGGGCGACGACCGGCTCGACGCCGGGGCCCTGCTGCACTGGTCGACCCGGCCCGGCGCCCCCGAACGGTTCCTCACCCTGCGCGGCCCCGAGCGGGCGGGACTGACCGCCTTCCTCGGTGAGGAGGACCAGGCGGGCCTCGCCGGACGAGCCCTGCTCGCCCTCGTCGACGCCGAACGCGGCGCGGACGCCGCCGCCTTCGGCCTGGTGTGCACCGCCCTGTGGAGGCATGCCGCCCCCGCCCCCGAGACGTACCAGGCCCGGGGGCGCGCCGAACGCTACTTCGGGGACCGGCCTCCGGCACTGGGTGAACAGCTCGACGCCCTGGTGACCGTCTTCGGGCAGACCGCCGAGGAGTACGTCACCGCGTTGCTGGCGGCCGGGCACCGCTCCGGTGGAGGCGAAGCCGATCAGGCCCGCGAGGCACGCCGCACCACCGGCACCGTGCTGGACCGCGCGGCCGTACTGGCCCGCCAGTTCGGCGCGGAACACGCCGTCGCGGCGAGCCCCGTTCTGCGCGGTGGTCTCGACGCCCGGTTCACCGCGGTCGGCCAGGCCCTTGCGTCGGGTGACACGGCCGCGGTCGGGGACGCCGTACGCCTCCTGCAGGACCATCGGCTCGCCGTGGAACCCGAGGAGTCGGCCCGTGTCGAACGTGCCCGCATGGGAGAGCGCCTCGCCCGCTGGCTGGCCACTGACCCGTCCGCCGACGCCCTCACCGTCGCCGACGCCATACAGCGGCACGTCGACGAGACCGGCTGGGTGGATCTCGCCCTGGAGCACATCGAAGCGGGCGGCGACCGGGACCCCGTTCTCAAGGCCGCCTACGACACGCTCGGCACCCGCGTCAGGGTCCGCCGTCGGCAGATCGACGCGTCGTTCGCCGCAGACCTGGGCTCCTGGACGCAGGCCGGTACCCAGCCGGGGCGCATGCTCACCGTGGAGACCTTCCTCGACCGCGTGGTCGGACCGCTCGTCCAGCGGGGGGAGGAACGACGGGTTCTGCTGCTCGTGCTCGACGGCATGAGCGCGGCCATAGCGAACGAACTGGGGGAGGAACTGCGCAGTTCCTGGGCGGAGTTCGATCCCCTTCCCGTGGAGGGTGCACCGCTGCGGCGGGCGATGGCCGCCGCCCTGCCCACCGTGACGGCCGTGTCCCGCACCTCGCTCTTCGCGGGCACCCTGATGAAGGGGACCCAGGCTGACGAGAAGCGGCTCTTCCCCGCGCTGAAGCTGTGGGGCGGGGCCCCGGCCGCCGTCTTCCACAAGGACGACCTGCGCACCGAGACCGCGGGCGACACCTTCGGCCCGGCGCTCACGGAAGCGCTCGCCGACGGCAGGACCCATGTCGCCGTCGTCCTCAACGCCATCGACGACCGGCTCGCCAAGGAGCAGAAGCTCGGCGACGGCGCCTGGCGGGTCGACGACGTACCCGGCCTGCGCGACCTGCTGAGAGCGGCGGTGGAGCAGGGCATGGCGGTCCTCCTCACCAGCGACCACGGTCACGTCGTCGACCGGCACGGCACGAAGGTCGACACCGCGGCCGATCCCGCGTCCGCACGCCACCGCCTGCCCGGGGCGGGACCACTCGCCGAACGGGAGATCACCCTCACCGGACCGCGCGTCGTGTGGCCCGAGCCGGGCGCTTCCGTCGTCGCGCTGTGGGACGCCGACTCCCGCTACACCGCCCTCAAGGCCGGCTACCACGGCGGGGCCTCCCTCGCCGAGGTCACCATCCCCGTGCTCGCCTTCCTGCCCTTCGGCGCTGAACCCCCGAAGGGCTGGCGGGAACTGGGCGACCAGAAGCCGACCTGGTGGGTTCCGGAGGAGGCCGGCAGGCCGCTCCCGGACGAGCGCGCGGCTCAGACGGCCGCCGCGGCCGCGGCCGCGAAGAAGGCGACCGCGAAGCCCCGGAAGAAGCAGCCCGACCTCGACACGCTGCCGGAGGCGCTCTTCGACGTGGAGCTGACGGCCGGGGGAGAAGATGCCCTGCTCACGCCGACGGTCGTGTCGAGGACCGAGACGCTCGTCGCGACCCTGCTCGACTCGGAGACGTACCAGGCCCAACTGGGCGGTCTGGCACGCAAACCCCAGCAGGAGCAGGTCCACAAGGCACTGGCCGCGCTGCTCGACGCGGGTGGCACCCTGCCCGTGACCGCGCTCGCCCAGCGTGCCGGCATGCCCACCACCCGAGGCGACGGCTTCGCCGCCGTCCTGCGACAGCTCCTCAACTACGACGGCGTACAGGTGCTGGAAACCCTGCCGGACGGACGCACGCTGCGGCTCCATGAGCCGCTGCTGCGCGAGCAGTTCGCCCTCCGAGCGGGCTGA